Proteins from a single region of Segatella copri:
- a CDS encoding Na+/H+ antiporter NhaC family protein, translating to MSNKKGLLALSPLFLLIVLIVAFTVYSVDSSHQDTSLSLTVAFMISSIYAVAISGGMPVRKRVDTYSKGAGANNLMLMLWIYVLAGSFAASAKAMGAVDATVNLALSILPASMILPGLFLAACFISVSIGTSVGTVVALVPIAAGLAHSMDANVGMMTAIIVGGAYFGDNLSFISDTTVVATQTQNCKMSDKFKVNSMIVVPAAVLVLIAYSVMGVGLQAPTHINEVEYMKVLPYLTVLVTAIAGMNVMAVLTLGTLLCGAIGIGSHLLGASGSYDLFGWFSAMGNGIIGMGELIIIAMMAGGMLEIIRENGGIDFIINKITAHVNSKRGAELSIAALVSMVNICTANNTVAILTVGNISKKIGDRFGVDNRKAASILDTFSCMVQGLIPYGVQMLLAAGLANLSPMDILPYLYYPLAIGVAALLAILFRYPRRYS from the coding sequence ATGAGTAATAAAAAAGGTTTGCTGGCGTTGTCGCCATTATTTTTGCTGATTGTCCTCATCGTGGCTTTTACCGTATATTCGGTAGACAGCAGCCATCAGGACACCAGCCTCTCGCTCACAGTAGCGTTCATGATTTCGAGCATTTATGCCGTGGCTATTTCCGGCGGAATGCCTGTCAGGAAACGAGTGGACACATACAGCAAGGGTGCCGGCGCCAACAACCTGATGCTCATGCTCTGGATTTACGTGCTGGCTGGCTCGTTTGCCGCATCAGCCAAGGCGATGGGAGCCGTTGATGCAACCGTCAACCTGGCGCTCAGCATCCTGCCAGCCAGCATGATTCTGCCAGGACTTTTCCTGGCTGCCTGCTTTATCTCCGTATCTATCGGAACAAGTGTGGGAACCGTCGTGGCTCTGGTTCCGATAGCCGCCGGACTGGCCCACTCGATGGATGCTAACGTAGGCATGATGACCGCCATCATCGTAGGTGGCGCTTATTTCGGCGACAACCTCTCGTTCATCTCCGATACGACGGTTGTTGCTACGCAGACGCAGAACTGCAAGATGAGCGATAAATTCAAGGTCAACTCCATGATTGTGGTTCCGGCCGCCGTACTCGTGCTCATCGCCTATTCTGTCATGGGAGTCGGTCTTCAGGCCCCAACCCACATCAACGAGGTAGAATACATGAAAGTATTGCCTTACCTCACCGTCCTCGTTACCGCTATTGCCGGCATGAATGTAATGGCTGTTCTCACTCTGGGCACCCTACTCTGTGGCGCCATCGGCATAGGTAGTCATCTTCTGGGTGCCTCCGGAAGCTACGACCTCTTTGGCTGGTTCTCAGCCATGGGCAACGGCATTATCGGCATGGGCGAACTCATTATCATCGCCATGATGGCAGGTGGTATGCTCGAAATCATCCGCGAAAACGGCGGAATCGATTTCATCATCAACAAGATTACAGCCCACGTAAACAGCAAGCGTGGAGCCGAACTTTCTATCGCCGCCCTCGTTTCGATGGTAAACATCTGTACGGCAAATAATACGGTAGCGATTCTGACAGTAGGAAATATTTCGAAAAAGATAGGCGACCGTTTTGGCGTAGACAACCGCAAGGCAGCCAGCATTCTCGACACCTTCTCATGCATGGTTCAGGGATTGATTCCTTATGGCGTGCAGAT
- a CDS encoding UxaA family hydrolase: MEQSSFIKINPADSVVVCLRPMKKGETIEVDGKTITLLQDTPAGHKVLINDATEGTDILKYGYPIGHAKTDLKAGEWVNENNLKTNLAGTLEYTYNPVNEQLNIAKENRTFMGYVRKNGEVGVRNEVWVVPTVGCVNGVAEKLVELLKKETGCEGIDAIHAWHHNFGCSQLSGDHENTRKVLRDICLHPNAGAVLVLSLGCENNQPDDFMKMLGDYDHDRIKLLVTQKVEGDELEEGMKILRNLYAQAKEDKREEVPVNKLRVGLKCGGSDGFSGITANPLVGEFSDWLVAQGGTSILTEVPEMFGAETILMNRCENKELFDKTVHLINDFKEYFLSHGEPVGENPSPGNKAGGISTLEDKALGCTQKCGRAPVSGVLQYGDRLETTGLNLLSAPGNDLVAATALASAGCQLILFTTGRGTPFGTFVPTMKISTNSNLAKNKPNWIDFNAGALIEGVEMKDLVSKFIDKIIAVASGEEARNEYNGYREISIFKNGVTL, from the coding sequence ATGGAACAATCAAGTTTTATCAAGATTAACCCTGCCGACTCGGTAGTGGTTTGCTTACGCCCTATGAAGAAGGGTGAAACGATTGAAGTAGATGGCAAGACCATCACATTATTGCAGGATACTCCTGCAGGACACAAGGTGCTCATCAACGATGCTACCGAGGGTACAGATATTCTGAAGTATGGCTACCCTATTGGTCATGCAAAGACCGATCTCAAGGCGGGCGAATGGGTAAACGAGAACAACCTCAAGACCAATCTTGCCGGTACGCTCGAATATACCTACAACCCGGTTAACGAGCAGCTGAACATCGCTAAGGAAAACCGCACCTTCATGGGCTACGTTCGCAAGAATGGCGAAGTTGGCGTAAGAAACGAAGTATGGGTAGTTCCTACCGTGGGCTGCGTTAACGGCGTGGCTGAGAAACTGGTAGAACTCCTCAAGAAAGAAACAGGCTGCGAAGGCATCGACGCCATCCACGCATGGCACCACAACTTCGGCTGCTCACAGCTTTCGGGCGACCATGAGAATACCCGCAAGGTGCTTCGCGATATTTGTCTGCATCCAAACGCAGGTGCCGTGCTCGTTCTCTCGCTCGGCTGCGAGAACAACCAGCCAGATGATTTCATGAAGATGCTCGGCGACTATGATCACGACCGCATCAAACTTCTTGTAACACAGAAGGTTGAAGGCGATGAGCTCGAGGAAGGCATGAAGATTCTGCGCAACCTCTATGCCCAGGCTAAGGAAGACAAGCGCGAGGAAGTTCCGGTAAACAAACTGCGCGTAGGTTTGAAGTGTGGCGGTTCTGACGGCTTCAGCGGAATTACAGCCAACCCATTGGTAGGTGAATTTAGCGACTGGCTCGTAGCTCAGGGCGGTACAAGCATCCTGACAGAGGTACCGGAAATGTTTGGCGCAGAAACCATTCTGATGAACCGTTGCGAAAATAAGGAACTCTTCGACAAGACCGTTCACCTGATTAACGACTTCAAGGAGTACTTCCTGAGCCATGGTGAACCAGTTGGCGAGAACCCTTCTCCAGGTAACAAGGCAGGTGGTATCTCAACCCTCGAAGATAAGGCTTTGGGTTGCACCCAGAAGTGCGGACGTGCTCCGGTAAGCGGCGTGCTCCAGTATGGCGACCGTCTGGAGACAACCGGTTTGAACCTGCTTTCAGCTCCGGGTAACGACCTTGTAGCAGCCACAGCTCTGGCTTCAGCAGGTTGCCAGCTCATTCTCTTCACCACAGGTCGCGGAACCCCATTCGGAACCTTCGTGCCAACGATGAAGATTTCTACCAACAGCAATTTGGCAAAGAACAAGCCAAACTGGATTGACTTCAACGCCGGCGCTCTGATAGAAGGTGTAGAAATGAAAGACTTGGTAAGCAAGTTTATTGATAAGATTATAGCCGTAGCAAGTGGCGAGGAGGCTCGCAACGAGTATAATGGCTATCGTGAAATCTCCATCTTCAAGAATGGAGTAACTCTTTAA